The window AGTTGACTTCCGACACCAGTATATTACTCCTTTTATACTTCTGACATCAATATATTACTGTCTTTGTTCCCTTTGTGCTTCTGATATCAATATATTACTCCTTTTGTTCCCTTTGTACTTCCGACATCAATATATTACTCCATTTGTTCCTTAAATTGTATAGATCGAAAGACGGAAcgtgacacacattttaatattcttgtaaaatataattttagaacttaattttaaaattatcttttaagtTAAATTTCGACAGACAACAACGTCAGGAGCGTTCCGTCGAATATAATCTCTGTCAAAAGTATTCTGTCAAATTTAGCaatttttctagtagtgaaatTTCTGAAATTGACCTTGACCGGTATTAGCCCCTGACATTTTCGATCTACATAATTTTTATGCCTCGGTATGTTTTTCTCCCATGTTGGTAAAAGTAAATTCAAGCTAGATACCTtgcattatttaaaaataaatatttgcttaaaaaaaaatatttagctaGGGGAAAATGATTCTCCTCCGTCTCATACCAATTACCTAGCTATAAATAGCGTTACAAAGTAAGAACATGCACAACTCCAAATTCTCATATTTTAAGCTTCAGCTAGTTCCCCCAGCTTGGCAACCTCTCTAAATTCTCCACCCCTCGCATGGAGATGGATGCTATGTCGCCCGTATCCGACTTAGAGAGAGCAAACAGGGCGACCGTCGAAGGCCTCTACAAGGCCTTGGCCAACGGCGACACAAAAAAGGCCGCACGAGTCGTGGGAAAAGACCTCGAATGGTGGTTCCACGGGCCACAAAAATGCCACCACATGATGAAGGTCCTCACGGGAGAATCACCCTACAATGAGTTCATCTTTGATCCACGCAGCATTAGCGTCATTGACGATCTCGTTGTGGTGGAAGGCTGGGAAGGCCCTAAGGTCTATTGGGTGCATGTGTGGACCGTGAAGAATGGAACCATTTCGCAGTTCAGGGAGTATTTCAACACTTGGCTCACAATCACAGAGTTGAGACCATTGAGTTGGCTCTCTAGGCACCATGGCTCCACATTGTGGCAGAGCCAGCCTAGAGATCTCTTCAAAAGATCCTTGCCAGCACTTATGCTTGCCATGTGAACTCTATGCTATTTTTAAGAGAATTCATATATTGTATACTGATAAATCTTCCCATTTGATTAATAAACATTTTCTTTCCCTTGATCCGCCAATAATAACTAGGTGTTATATCCCATAAAATTGTCGAAAGTTTTATATGATAAATGTTCGTTAAGTATTCTGTCATGAATGTCGGTTATACTTATAGTGATACGTGAATTCAATTGGGAATGTCTATAAAGTATTTCGTGACGAAAGGCTGTTATCTTTATAGTGATACGTGCATGTATTTTGGACGCGGGGGATAATATCTAAACTAATGTGCAGAAAGGGGATGTCAAAAATCAAAGTGCTATAAGTGTGGAAGTTGTATAATAAATTGTGATATGCTTTTGTTTCTTATGAAGTGGCTGATGCCATGGAGTGTATAGACTATAGAAGACGGCTGCGATATATCCCATGACAAGAGCGCcttcaaaaagaaagaaagagttGCGAGTTTTGATGGTGATATCGAGGTTTTTAAGTTTTGATGGCGACATTAACATTAAGGAAATGGTTTTAACGACCGATTAATATTTAAGCCTTAAGGTTGTCTTATATATGCTCACATGACTTGACTCGAGAATATATCGCAAGAGGGCCTTTGTATTGCTCAAAGATTGTGGAACGATTTAAAATTAAACCAAACATAACCTATATATCCCGTTTACAGAGGATCTAGAATGGTAAGATATACGCAAACATATTCCTATTTTTCAAAAGAGTAAGGAAAGAGTATGGAGATTGTTTCCGTAAAATcttgatttaatataaataaaatataatgagtACGATATATAGCTACATATGACATAAGCATACACAAACACCTATAAAGATACATGAATGAAGTAGATCTATACAACCTACCGATCATATACCGCTAAGAATTAGACTCAACTATTCTAATATGTTGTCATCCAGCATAGTTGATCAGCTGATATACGCTTCAacctatctctttttttttttcgctCAACTAATATGTTGTCAATCCTCCTAACTAGTCATTGTTTGTCTTCAACGAACATGTTCGTACCACCTCAATCGACCCTCCCTCAATATCTTAAAAATTGGTTCCCCATTCAACGCTCTTCTGAAAACTCATTGGTATGTGATTTATCATTATGCAACTTTAAATCCAACGTAACATACACATTTTTACGATCTCTAATCTACGCTATTCTACTTTTCTCATTGGCCAACACTTGGAACCATACAATAATATAGGTCTGATTGTTGTTCTATAAAATTTGTCCTTCAACTTCAAAGATACCCTTTTACCACACAATACTTATGTGGCAGCCCGCCATTTAAGTATATCATCTACAATACTTACCAGTGCACCATTCTCGTTACTCTCCCCGTTGAAATTAGCCTAAACATATATACTCATTTTTTAAACAACTTAGACgtaaaaaatttgtttctagAGTCATACGTCACTATtctaatcaatcaatcaattatatatctaatagaacaactttgagtaatttaattcgaaGTGACAAATATGCCCTTTACTCactatacatttatttatatatatataaaggttgttattgacttttaatacaAACGTATTTATTAGTCATTAATGTGTAATCATTAATgtacattaattatttttaaattaaaacttcaaCACATAtacgtatattatattaataattttgatttaataataaataaataaatatccagtGTTATAAAAGCATAAATCATAAAATCTGCGATTAATTAGAATGATTAATCTAATAGagcaattttttgttaaatcgGATCAAAATCCGTCCAACTATACATTAATCGGTTAATcgcaatttttttgaaaattgtatgtatctgtaaatgatatttaattattacgatttaataaaattatatatatatatatatatattagaataattataaaaataatatataactatattacaAAGACTTTGATTCGGCAGGAATCTCATTTCttacatcaattttttaataatttttggtgAGTggtaatttaatcatataataaaattttaaatagtgtatgttttttgtatttatattttaataaatatcatgatagtgaggatatgtgtgcatacacacacacacacacacacacactaaccaattaatcatcgatttaatTGAATTTTGTCAAATCCAGTTAAAAATCCGTCTGATTATCGATTAATCGGCcgatttttcaaatatatcattatcatgatttaataaaatcatatatatatatatgtgtgtgtgtgtgtgtgtgtgtgtgcgtgtgtgtgtgtgtgtgtgtatgaataattataaatatagtaCATAACTATATGACAAAGACTCTGGTTCGGCaagaatttcattttttatatcaaattttcaataattttagaagtgtgataatttaattatataataaaaatttaattagtgtattttttttgtatttatatttttaataaatatgataatagtGAGGATAGATGTGTACACATATACATTAACATAATttgacttaaaatataaataaatattaaattaaattatttttataatataaattttctcaatttgacaaaga of the Daucus carota subsp. sativus chromosome 4, DH1 v3.0, whole genome shotgun sequence genome contains:
- the LOC108218299 gene encoding wound-induced protein 1, whose amino-acid sequence is MEMDAMSPVSDLERANRATVEGLYKALANGDTKKAARVVGKDLEWWFHGPQKCHHMMKVLTGESPYNEFIFDPRSISVIDDLVVVEGWEGPKVYWVHVWTVKNGTISQFREYFNTWLTITELRPLSWLSRHHGSTLWQSQPRDLFKRSLPALMLAM